One Maniola jurtina chromosome 25, ilManJurt1.1, whole genome shotgun sequence DNA segment encodes these proteins:
- the LOC123878182 gene encoding uncharacterized protein LOC123878182, whose protein sequence is MESSKVNKPKKVGNLVSRWFTRYLLSTELYMVEPWEKVFIHVVFAMVFGALWYFNHAIIVHVIAHVRDSPLVPRL, encoded by the exons ATGGAATCATCAAAAGTTAACAAACCTAAGAAAGTTGGCAATTTGGTGAGTCGCTGGTTCACGAGGTACCTGCTGTCGACGGAGCTGTACATGGTGGAGCCCTGGGAGAAGGTGTTCATAC ATGTGGTGTTCGCGATGGTGTTCGGCGCGCTCTGGTACTTCAACCACGCCATCATCGTGCACGTGATCGCGCACGTCAGGGACTCGCCCCTTGTCCCACGCTTGTAG